Proteins from a genomic interval of Diospyros lotus cultivar Yz01 chromosome 6, ASM1463336v1, whole genome shotgun sequence:
- the LOC127804738 gene encoding uncharacterized protein LOC127804738 gives MLLCLSLSPHIYIYIYHHQPVYRLSLCEKETTQFNPMEYHKENNNAWLSVPQFGDWDQRGPLPDYSGDFSKIRAMRKQNKREIGSRPSSLGNEQELNRPPPFSAAPSRRRRRCRRPRLLTRRCPAIRKLILSYFNCWAKA, from the exons ATGCtgctctgtctctctctctctccacatatatatatatatatatatcaccatCAACCCGTTTACAGGTTATCCCTCTGCGAGAAAGAAACAACTCAATTTAATCCCATGGAATACCACAAGGAG AACAACAATGCATGGCTTTCAGTTCCGCAGTTTGGAGATTGGGACCAAAGGGGCCCATTGCCAGACTACTCAggtgatttctcaaaaattaggGCAATGAGGAAACAGAACAAAAGGGAAATTGGGTCAAGACCCAGCAGTCTTGGAAACGAACAAGAACTCAACAGGCCACCCCCCTTCTCAGCGGCCCCTTCTCGCCGCCGCCGTCGCTGCCGCCGCCCCCGCCTCCTCACCCGCCGCTGCCCAGCC ATAAGGAAGCTCATCCTCAGCTACTTCAACTGCTGGGCTAAAGCCTGA